Below is a genomic region from Verrucomicrobiota bacterium.
TATTGTAGCCACCTCGAATGCCAGTCAAAACGGCTCAGTGGCAGGCGTGTTTACGGTGACGCGTAGTGGTCCATTGACAGATGCGCTTACAGCATCCCTGCAAATCTCTGGGTCTGCGGCGAATGGAACATCCTATCAGTTAATAGCATCTACCATCACGTTCCCGAGCGGAATCAGTTCCATGCCGATACAGGTCATTCCGTATCCCGCATCCGTAATCGTTACGCAGTACGTTCAGATTTCGGTGCTGGATGGCACGAACTACAATGTCGGCAACCCATCCAGTGCGCTGGTCAGCATCGAACCGTTGATGCCACAAGTTTCCATTGAAGCGTTGGAGCTGATCGCGGTCAAAGGGCAATCCGACGGGCTGTTTTTAATTACACGCGCCGGGCCAGCCGAACGCAGCGTGCTGGTGCGGTTAACCATTTCGGGCACGGCTACAGCGGGTACGGACTACGATGCCATCAGTGCGTATGTTAATTTCCAGCCGCAACAAACCACCGCACTACTCACCGTCCACCCTAAAACTACCGCTGGGCTGAATAATGGTTCCAAGTCGGTGGTGATAACCATAAAGCCTGATGCGTCCTACAAAGTCATGCCCCCCGCTTCTGCTGGAGTCGTGATTGTGGATCAAATGATTACGATGGTTTCCTGGCAGCAGCAGAATTTCCCAGCCAGCAGTGCCACCTCTGTCAGCGCCTTCGCCGCAGCGGATACGGGTTCCACAGGCGTCCAAAATCTATACCGGTATGCCTTTGGTTTGAATCCTCTCAATCCGAAGGATTCGAGCGGCCTACCGAAATTCACATATGACAACCACCGGATGTCGGTTTCATTCCGCCGTCCAGTGGCAATTACCGACGTGGACTATTTTGTTGAAGTTTCCAAGGACTTAACAAATTGGAGAAACTCGAATAGTGACGTGCAGAGCGTTCCCTCCAATACCTTATCTGATCCTGAGATGGTAACCTACCAGTCGGCACAGCAGGTGACACCTTCTCAAAATATGTTCATGCGAGTGCGTTTGGTGCAAAAACCTTAAGGAAAAACCGGGGACACCAATGACTTCAGCAATTAATATGCTGCGAAGAATGAAGTTGGCGGTTTACGCCGCTGGCGGTGCCTGCATATTGCTGATGTCAGGTTGTTCCAAGACTTCGGTGGATCCGAATGTTTTGGCCAAAGTGGGTGAAGAGGCCATCACTGTTCGGGATTTTGAGCGGGAAGTCGCATGGCGGCGGCAGTGCAATCGTCCCATCCCGGCAAAAGAAACCCTGCTGGAGGAAATGATTACTCAGCGCACGCTTGTGCAGCAGGCGCGTGCGGCGGGTTTGGAACAAGACATGGAGGTGCGGGAGACCTTGCATAATGTCTTGGTTGATAAACTGAAAGTGCAAAAGTTGCAACCAAAGCAGAAGGCGGTGGAAGTAACGGCCGAGGAAGTCCGGCAACGATACCAGCAAAACCTCGCCCACTACACCACCCCGCCCCAAATGCGATTGGCGACGCTCTATTTGAAGCTGGACTCCTTGATGGAACCCGAGCGGGTAGCAGCGCTCACAAACCAAATGCTGGCGGCTCAGCAGAAGGCTACCCAATTGCCGCCCGCCCTGATGGGGTTCGGCGCGTTAGCCATTGACAATTCCGAAGATCAGTCAAGCCGGTATAAAGGCGGTGATATTGGCTGGTTTAACGAGGGTGAGCCAAGCCGTTGGCCGGAGGAAATCATGAAGGCAGGGTTCTCTCTGAAAAACAATGGCGATGTTAGTGATGTAATACGAACCAGTCACGGGTTGTATGTTGTTCGCCGCGTGGATGCCAGGCCAGGGCGTGTCACTCCACTGGAACAAGTTCAGGATTCCATACGCCGACGGTTGGCCACGGAAAAACGGCAACAGTTGGAGCAAAATTTTATTGCGGAGATCCGGCACGCCCAGCCGGTGACGGTAAACCAGCAGGCATTGGGATCAATCACAGTCGTAACCACTCAACTCGTCAAGAAATCGGATGTAGCGCCACCCGCCATGCCCTGACGTAAATTTTACCAGAACACCTCATGAAAACAATGACACATACAATCATGTCAAACGCGACGAAAGCAATTTTGACAATTTGCTGTTTCCTGGCGTTGGCACCATGGAAGGTCACTGCTGCCCTCTCCCAGATTACTACGCTGCCTGACCAGCATGTCGTGGTAAATGCTTCTTTAATGGATATTAGCCTCGATAATTATTTTTCAGGCGCGACGTCC
It encodes:
- a CDS encoding peptidyl-prolyl cis-trans isomerase; its protein translation is MKLAVYAAGGACILLMSGCSKTSVDPNVLAKVGEEAITVRDFEREVAWRRQCNRPIPAKETLLEEMITQRTLVQQARAAGLEQDMEVRETLHNVLVDKLKVQKLQPKQKAVEVTAEEVRQRYQQNLAHYTTPPQMRLATLYLKLDSLMEPERVAALTNQMLAAQQKATQLPPALMGFGALAIDNSEDQSSRYKGGDIGWFNEGEPSRWPEEIMKAGFSLKNNGDVSDVIRTSHGLYVVRRVDARPGRVTPLEQVQDSIRRRLATEKRQQLEQNFIAEIRHAQPVTVNQQALGSITVVTTQLVKKSDVAPPAMP